A genomic window from Nicotiana sylvestris chromosome 11, ASM39365v2, whole genome shotgun sequence includes:
- the LOC138880959 gene encoding uncharacterized protein: MTSEDTSAWKMFFDGVVNAKGVGIGTILISPTGQHYPATTRLRFFFTNNIAEYEACIIGMNMAIDQDVEELLIMGDSNLIIRKAQGEWETRDVKLIPYRQHVEDLSRRFKTIEFRYIPRCHNELADALATLASMLPYPGNAHIDPLEIQI, translated from the coding sequence ATGACATCAGAAGACACCagtgcttggaaaatgttcttcgatggagttgTGAACGCAAAAGGCGTTGGAATTGGgacaatcttgatctcacccactggtcagcactatccagccACAACCCGACTTCggtttttcttcacaaacaatattgccgagtatgaagcctgcattataggtatgaacatggcaatcgaccaagatgtcgaagaattgttaatcatgggagattcaaaTCTGATTATCCGAAAAgctcagggagaatgggagactcgagatgtcaaacttattccctacaggcaacatgtggaagatcttagcaggCGATTCAAgacaatagagttcaggtacatccctcgttgtcacaatgaactggccgatgcacttgctactttggcctcgatgctgccatacccaggaaatgcccacattgatcccttggaaatccaaatctaG